In a genomic window of Festucalex cinctus isolate MCC-2025b chromosome 11, RoL_Fcin_1.0, whole genome shotgun sequence:
- the arhgap20 gene encoding rho GTPase-activating protein 20 isoform X1 has protein sequence MESMSPQQQQQGTAVGRSDSDSVAGNSAPLPDNKKKMKTLAQRRQSAPSLVISKALTRSRSTSRESCLTPASPESCGLVQSFLSESPGRAFLGHAQVQMKTGLQTQDRHLFLFTDTLIVTKTKSPSHFKVKARVRVCEMWTAGCVEEVCEGSTSPERSFVLGWPTCNSVATFSSEEQKEKWLALIKSRINEGKEKDEPKTVPLKIFAKDIGNCAYAKTLAVNNTDDTNEVISMALLQFGIAGHVKDHRLWVSSSKDEPPYPLIGHEFPFSIKMSHVRDGGSGNRDPSSPCDCPEVQLLDRCLPPDTQCHFILRPSKVAHSTDTLIDAAQPKSFKRKRSLINWPFWRGSSSQLDAAPPLSPTSPGPAPGHLFGRPLASVCSADSGLPKPVMDMLVFLYVEGPYTRGVFRRSAGAKACRELRERLDAGTDDGKIMSQSVFVVATVLKDFLRSIPGSLLCSELYDQWTAAMEREGSEDLTGEIYRLLHLLPAENLLLLRHVTAVLYRIQGYAHDNQMNAFNLSVCIAPSMLWASMPGTPEMEGEGTKKVCELVRFLIENCTAMLGDDVTSLFSAFSSKGGGSEHGSDASSFQMNDSSYDSLENELNDEPESPCQDQLPLRDKPDSRSRDSVLTLSDCEPDAECHAAADLPLQLPPLARPRRFSPAACQLRARHSGGASLSQGAAGRRLRRSSEPALAAPAGGPLPSRKASYDAAMEDEEEFLEREVNGLHLNSERDRDGGRRKGKHAPPPPLRLDTSCSSLSSPATSPTGSSLSSLDSAFSQYSTDYGAVPAGDAPIRSPRCSPPQKEPRPGHGAHPNMWLKKDRRLSLKQPLNGHASEDSPPSAGTRTGAPNRLSSSPPSYQQALLQLQRTSPFYKGAGADKPLTVRELRLLQDTPPAGPDAAQPPMGVFYGQSATTLVLKRQKSHSLTPPAQCRTLPRRRSEPTCHPAKTSTLDRPRTRLRVSDVEPLSPSADRTVRDYFSTTGDAAGCARQSQEVALAVARAKREWQSRQCGEPRLDDFDQLFFAEESYV, from the exons GGCGAGTCCAGAGTCTTGCGGACTGGTCCAGAGCTTCCTGAGCGAGAGTCCGGGCCGAGCGTTCCTGGGCCACGCTCAAGTCCAGATGAAGACGGGCCTGCAGACCCAGGACAGACATCTCTTCCTTTTCACCGACACGCTCATCGTCACCAAGACCAA GTCTCCTTCTCACTTCAAGGTGAAGGCGCGAGTGCGCGTGTGCGAGATGTGGACGGCGGGCTGCGTGGAGGAGGTGTGCGAGGGCAGCACCAGCCCGGAAAGAAGCTTCGTCCTGGGATGGCCCACTTGCAACAGTGTGGCCACCTTCAG CTCCGAGGAGCAGAAGGAGAAGTGGCTGGCGCTCATCAAAAG TCGTATCAACGAGGGAAAAGAGAAGGACGAGCCCAAGACCGTCCCGCTCAAGATATTTGCTAAGGATATCGGAAACTGTGCTTAT GCCAAGACGCTTGCGGTCAACAACACAGACGACACCAACGAGGTCATCAGCATGGCACTCCTGCAGTTCGGGATAGCT GGTCACGTGAAGGATCACCGCTTGTGGGTGAGCTCCAGTAAGGACGAGCCTCCGTACCCTCTGATAG GCCACGAGTTCCCGTTCAGCATCAAGATGAGTCACGTTCGAGATGGCGGGAGTGGCAATCGAGATCCGAGCAGTCCCTGCGATTGTCCCGAGGTTCAGCTCCTGGACCGATGCCTGCCTCCGGACACCCAGTGTCACTTCATACTGAGACCCAGCAAAGTCGCACACAGCACGGACACCCTCATAG ACGCCGCCCAGCCGAAGTCGTTCAAGCGTAAGCGCTCTCTGATCAACTGGCCCTTTTGGAGGGGCTCCAGCAGCCAGCTGGACGCCGCACCCCCACTCAGCCCTACCTCGCCCGGCCCCGCCCCGGGGCACCTCTTCGGGCGGCCGCTCGCTTCCGTCTGCTCGGCGGACAGTGGCTTGCCCAAACCAGTCATG GACATGCTAGTATTCCTGTACGTGGAGGGTCCGTACACCCGTGGCGTGTTCCGGCGCTCAGCGGGGGCCAAGGCCTGCCGGGAGCTACGTGAGCGACTGGACGCCGGGACAGACGACGGCAAGATCATGAGCCAGTCCGTGTTTGTCGTTGCCACCGTCCTTAAG GACTTCCTTCGCAGCATCCCGGGCAGCCTGCTTTGCTCAGAGCTTTACGACCAGTGGACGGCGGCCATGGAGCGTGAGGGAAGCGAAGACCTGACCGGCGAAATCTACAG ATTACTGCATCTGCTGCCTGCTGAGAATTTGCTGCTGCTGCGCCACGTGACCGCCGTGCTTTACCGCATCCAAGGATACGCCCACGACAACCAGATGAATGCCTTTAACCTGTCCGTCTGCATTGCTCCCAGTATGCTTTGGGCCTCCATGCCCGGAACCCCCGAGATGGAGGGGGAGGGCACCAAGAAG GTGTGCGAACTGGTGCGCTTCCTCATCGAGAACTGCACTGCCATGCTGGGTGATGACGTCACCTCTCTGTTTTCCGCCTTCAGCTCGAAGGGCGGCGGCAGCGAGCACGGCTCGG ATGCGTCGTCGTTCCAAATGAACGACTCGTCGTACGATAGCCTGGAGAACGAGCTGAACGACGAGCCCGAGTCCCCGTGCCAGGACCAGCTGCCCCTGCGCGACAAACCCGACAGCCGCAGCCGCGACTCAGTCCTCACGCTCAGCGACTGCGAACCTGACGCCGAGTGCCACGCCGCCGCCGATCTCCCGCTGCAGCTGCCGCCCCTGGCTAGGCCCCGGCGCTTCAGCCCTGCCGCGTGCCAGCTCCGAGCCCGCCACTCCGGCGGGGCGTCGTTGTCCCAGGGCGCCGCCGGCCGGAGGCTGAGGCGCAGCTCGGAGCCCGCTTTGGCCGCCCCCGCCGGTGGGCCTCTCCCGTCACGCAAAGCCAGCTACGATGCCGCcatggaggacgaggaggagttCCTGGAGCGGGAAGTGAACGGGCTCCACCTCAACTCGGAGCGGGACCGGGACGGCGGGCGGCGGAAGGGCAAGCACGCACCCCCGCCTCCGTTGCGCCTCGACACCAGCTGCTCGAGCCTCTCCTCGCCGGCCACGTCCCCCACCGGTTCCTCGCTCAGCTCCTTGGACTCGGCTTTCTCGCAGTACTCCACAGATTACGGCGCCGTCCCCGCGGGCGACGCCCCCATCCGGTCCCCGCGCTGCTCCCCGCCGCAGAAGGAGCCTCGCCCAGGCCACGGCGCCCACCCAAATATGTGGCTGAAGAAGGATCGCCGCCTGTCCCTGAAGCAGCCTCTCAACGGACACGCTAGCGAGGACTCGCCCCCGTCCGCCGGGACCCGAACCGGTGCGCCCAACCGACTGTCCAGCAGTCCTCCATCCTACCAGCAGGCCCTCCTTCAACTACAACGCACCTCACCGTTCTACAAGGGAGCGGGGGCGGACAAACCTCTGACGGTGCGAGAGCTGCGGCTCCTCCAAGATACGCCCCCCGCAGGACCCGACGCCGCCCAGCCCCCGATGGGCGTCTTCTACGGACAAAGCGCCACCACGCTCGTACTGAAACGCCAGAAGTCCCACTCGCTGACGCCACCCGCACAGTGCCGGACCCTCCCCCGCCGCCGGTCCGAGCCCACCTGCCACCCTGCCAAAACCTCTACCCTGGACAGACCCCGGACCCGCCTGAGGGTGTCGGACGTGGAGCCCCTGTCGCCATCCGCCGATCGCACCGTGCGGGACTATTTTTCCACGACTGGCGACGCGGCCGGGTGCGCGCGGCAGAGCCAGGAGGTGGCGCTGGCCGTCGCCCGGGCCAAGAGGGAGTGGCAGAGTCGCCAGTGTGGCGAACCGCGTTTGGACGACTTCGACCAGCTCTTCTTCGCCGAAGAGTCATACGTGTAA
- the arhgap20 gene encoding rho GTPase-activating protein 20 isoform X2: MLQENFPDMDEQAEKARGRAGSCVEFHTVRKMKTLAQRRQSAPSLVISKALTRSRSTSRESCLTPASPESCGLVQSFLSESPGRAFLGHAQVQMKTGLQTQDRHLFLFTDTLIVTKTKSPSHFKVKARVRVCEMWTAGCVEEVCEGSTSPERSFVLGWPTCNSVATFSSEEQKEKWLALIKSRINEGKEKDEPKTVPLKIFAKDIGNCAYAKTLAVNNTDDTNEVISMALLQFGIAGHVKDHRLWVSSSKDEPPYPLIGHEFPFSIKMSHVRDGGSGNRDPSSPCDCPEVQLLDRCLPPDTQCHFILRPSKVAHSTDTLIDAAQPKSFKRKRSLINWPFWRGSSSQLDAAPPLSPTSPGPAPGHLFGRPLASVCSADSGLPKPVMDMLVFLYVEGPYTRGVFRRSAGAKACRELRERLDAGTDDGKIMSQSVFVVATVLKDFLRSIPGSLLCSELYDQWTAAMEREGSEDLTGEIYRLLHLLPAENLLLLRHVTAVLYRIQGYAHDNQMNAFNLSVCIAPSMLWASMPGTPEMEGEGTKKVCELVRFLIENCTAMLGDDVTSLFSAFSSKGGGSEHGSDASSFQMNDSSYDSLENELNDEPESPCQDQLPLRDKPDSRSRDSVLTLSDCEPDAECHAAADLPLQLPPLARPRRFSPAACQLRARHSGGASLSQGAAGRRLRRSSEPALAAPAGGPLPSRKASYDAAMEDEEEFLEREVNGLHLNSERDRDGGRRKGKHAPPPPLRLDTSCSSLSSPATSPTGSSLSSLDSAFSQYSTDYGAVPAGDAPIRSPRCSPPQKEPRPGHGAHPNMWLKKDRRLSLKQPLNGHASEDSPPSAGTRTGAPNRLSSSPPSYQQALLQLQRTSPFYKGAGADKPLTVRELRLLQDTPPAGPDAAQPPMGVFYGQSATTLVLKRQKSHSLTPPAQCRTLPRRRSEPTCHPAKTSTLDRPRTRLRVSDVEPLSPSADRTVRDYFSTTGDAAGCARQSQEVALAVARAKREWQSRQCGEPRLDDFDQLFFAEESYV; the protein is encoded by the exons GGCGAGTCCAGAGTCTTGCGGACTGGTCCAGAGCTTCCTGAGCGAGAGTCCGGGCCGAGCGTTCCTGGGCCACGCTCAAGTCCAGATGAAGACGGGCCTGCAGACCCAGGACAGACATCTCTTCCTTTTCACCGACACGCTCATCGTCACCAAGACCAA GTCTCCTTCTCACTTCAAGGTGAAGGCGCGAGTGCGCGTGTGCGAGATGTGGACGGCGGGCTGCGTGGAGGAGGTGTGCGAGGGCAGCACCAGCCCGGAAAGAAGCTTCGTCCTGGGATGGCCCACTTGCAACAGTGTGGCCACCTTCAG CTCCGAGGAGCAGAAGGAGAAGTGGCTGGCGCTCATCAAAAG TCGTATCAACGAGGGAAAAGAGAAGGACGAGCCCAAGACCGTCCCGCTCAAGATATTTGCTAAGGATATCGGAAACTGTGCTTAT GCCAAGACGCTTGCGGTCAACAACACAGACGACACCAACGAGGTCATCAGCATGGCACTCCTGCAGTTCGGGATAGCT GGTCACGTGAAGGATCACCGCTTGTGGGTGAGCTCCAGTAAGGACGAGCCTCCGTACCCTCTGATAG GCCACGAGTTCCCGTTCAGCATCAAGATGAGTCACGTTCGAGATGGCGGGAGTGGCAATCGAGATCCGAGCAGTCCCTGCGATTGTCCCGAGGTTCAGCTCCTGGACCGATGCCTGCCTCCGGACACCCAGTGTCACTTCATACTGAGACCCAGCAAAGTCGCACACAGCACGGACACCCTCATAG ACGCCGCCCAGCCGAAGTCGTTCAAGCGTAAGCGCTCTCTGATCAACTGGCCCTTTTGGAGGGGCTCCAGCAGCCAGCTGGACGCCGCACCCCCACTCAGCCCTACCTCGCCCGGCCCCGCCCCGGGGCACCTCTTCGGGCGGCCGCTCGCTTCCGTCTGCTCGGCGGACAGTGGCTTGCCCAAACCAGTCATG GACATGCTAGTATTCCTGTACGTGGAGGGTCCGTACACCCGTGGCGTGTTCCGGCGCTCAGCGGGGGCCAAGGCCTGCCGGGAGCTACGTGAGCGACTGGACGCCGGGACAGACGACGGCAAGATCATGAGCCAGTCCGTGTTTGTCGTTGCCACCGTCCTTAAG GACTTCCTTCGCAGCATCCCGGGCAGCCTGCTTTGCTCAGAGCTTTACGACCAGTGGACGGCGGCCATGGAGCGTGAGGGAAGCGAAGACCTGACCGGCGAAATCTACAG ATTACTGCATCTGCTGCCTGCTGAGAATTTGCTGCTGCTGCGCCACGTGACCGCCGTGCTTTACCGCATCCAAGGATACGCCCACGACAACCAGATGAATGCCTTTAACCTGTCCGTCTGCATTGCTCCCAGTATGCTTTGGGCCTCCATGCCCGGAACCCCCGAGATGGAGGGGGAGGGCACCAAGAAG GTGTGCGAACTGGTGCGCTTCCTCATCGAGAACTGCACTGCCATGCTGGGTGATGACGTCACCTCTCTGTTTTCCGCCTTCAGCTCGAAGGGCGGCGGCAGCGAGCACGGCTCGG ATGCGTCGTCGTTCCAAATGAACGACTCGTCGTACGATAGCCTGGAGAACGAGCTGAACGACGAGCCCGAGTCCCCGTGCCAGGACCAGCTGCCCCTGCGCGACAAACCCGACAGCCGCAGCCGCGACTCAGTCCTCACGCTCAGCGACTGCGAACCTGACGCCGAGTGCCACGCCGCCGCCGATCTCCCGCTGCAGCTGCCGCCCCTGGCTAGGCCCCGGCGCTTCAGCCCTGCCGCGTGCCAGCTCCGAGCCCGCCACTCCGGCGGGGCGTCGTTGTCCCAGGGCGCCGCCGGCCGGAGGCTGAGGCGCAGCTCGGAGCCCGCTTTGGCCGCCCCCGCCGGTGGGCCTCTCCCGTCACGCAAAGCCAGCTACGATGCCGCcatggaggacgaggaggagttCCTGGAGCGGGAAGTGAACGGGCTCCACCTCAACTCGGAGCGGGACCGGGACGGCGGGCGGCGGAAGGGCAAGCACGCACCCCCGCCTCCGTTGCGCCTCGACACCAGCTGCTCGAGCCTCTCCTCGCCGGCCACGTCCCCCACCGGTTCCTCGCTCAGCTCCTTGGACTCGGCTTTCTCGCAGTACTCCACAGATTACGGCGCCGTCCCCGCGGGCGACGCCCCCATCCGGTCCCCGCGCTGCTCCCCGCCGCAGAAGGAGCCTCGCCCAGGCCACGGCGCCCACCCAAATATGTGGCTGAAGAAGGATCGCCGCCTGTCCCTGAAGCAGCCTCTCAACGGACACGCTAGCGAGGACTCGCCCCCGTCCGCCGGGACCCGAACCGGTGCGCCCAACCGACTGTCCAGCAGTCCTCCATCCTACCAGCAGGCCCTCCTTCAACTACAACGCACCTCACCGTTCTACAAGGGAGCGGGGGCGGACAAACCTCTGACGGTGCGAGAGCTGCGGCTCCTCCAAGATACGCCCCCCGCAGGACCCGACGCCGCCCAGCCCCCGATGGGCGTCTTCTACGGACAAAGCGCCACCACGCTCGTACTGAAACGCCAGAAGTCCCACTCGCTGACGCCACCCGCACAGTGCCGGACCCTCCCCCGCCGCCGGTCCGAGCCCACCTGCCACCCTGCCAAAACCTCTACCCTGGACAGACCCCGGACCCGCCTGAGGGTGTCGGACGTGGAGCCCCTGTCGCCATCCGCCGATCGCACCGTGCGGGACTATTTTTCCACGACTGGCGACGCGGCCGGGTGCGCGCGGCAGAGCCAGGAGGTGGCGCTGGCCGTCGCCCGGGCCAAGAGGGAGTGGCAGAGTCGCCAGTGTGGCGAACCGCGTTTGGACGACTTCGACCAGCTCTTCTTCGCCGAAGAGTCATACGTGTAA
- the LOC144030566 gene encoding radixin-like: protein MKMPKPTNVRVTTMDAELEFAIQPNTTGKQLFDQVVKTVGLREVWFFGLQYIDSKGYVTWLKLNKKVTQQDVKKENPLQFKFRAKFFPEDVSEELIQEITQRLFFLQVKEAILNDENYCPPETAVLLASYAVQAKFGDHNKDVHKSGYLAADRLLPQRVLEQHKLTKEQWEDRIQTWHEEHRSMLREDAMMEYLKIAQDLEMYGVNYFEIKNKKGTELWLGVDALGLNIYEHEDKLSPKIGFPWSEIRNISFNDKKFVIKPIDKKAPDFVFYAPRLRINKRILALCMGNHELYMRRRKPDTIEVQQMKAQAREEKHHKQMERAQLENEKKKREHAEKEKQRMEREKDELMERLRNIEEQTQRAQKELEEQTRKALELEQERKRAKEEAQRLDKERGAAEEAKAALAQQAADQMKNQEQLAAELAEFTAKISLLEEAKRKKEEDATEWQHKAIAAQEDLERTREELRVAMTSPPMARHDHDEHDDSNGEASAELFSDGVSSQRSEEDRVTEAHKNHRVKKQLQALSSELAEARDDSKNTTNDVLHAENVRVGRDKYKTLRQIRQGNTKQRVDEFESM from the exons atgaagatgcccaaGCCG ACGAACGTCCGAGTTACCACCATGGATGCTGAGCTGGAGTTTGCCATCCAGCCCAACACAACAGGCAAGCAGCTCTTTGACCAG GTGGTGAAGACGGTGGGTCTGAGGGAGGTGTGGTTCTTCGGCCTCCAGTACATCGACAGCAAAGGCTACGTCACGTGGCTGAAGCTCAACAAGAAG gtgACACAGCAGGATGTGAAAAAGGAAAACCCTCTGCAATTCAAGTTCAGGGCAAAGTTCTTTCCAGAGGACGTCTCGGAGGAGCTCATCCAGGAGATCACGCAGAGGTTATTCTTCCTTCAG GTGAAGGAAGCCATCTTAAACGACGAGAACTACTGCCCACCCGAGACCGCCGTGCTCTTGGCCTCCTACGCCGTCCAGGCCAAGTTTGGTGACCACAACAAGGACGTGCACAAGTCCGGCTACCTGGCAGCCGACCGCCTGCTGCCacaaag AGTTCTGGAGCAACACAAGCTGACAAAGGAGCAGTGGGAGGACAGGATACAGACCTGGCACGAGGAACACAGGAGCATGCTCAG GGAGGATGCCATGATGGAGTACCTGAAGATCGCTCAGGACCTGGAGATGTACGGCGTCAACTACTTTGAGATCAAGAACAAGAAAGGCACCGAACTGTGGCTGGGCGTCGACGCCCTCGGACTCAACATCTACGAGCACGAAGACAA GTTGTCGCCCAAAATAGGCTTCCCATGGAGCGAGATCCGAAACATCTCCTTCAACGACAAGAAGTTTGTCATCAAACCCATTGACAAGAAAGCACCG GACTTTGTGTTCTACGCGCCGCGCTTGCGCATCAACAAGCGCATCCTAGCGCTCTGCATGGGTAACCACGAGCTGTACATGCGGCGCAGGAAGCCCGACACCATCGAGGTGCAGCAGATGAAGGCTCAGGCCCGGGAGGAAAAACATCACAAGCAGATGGAGAG AGCACAGCTGGAGAACGAGAAGAAGAAGCGCGAGCACGCCGAGAAGGAGAAGCAGCGCATGGAGCGCGAGAAGGATGAGCTGATGGAGCGCCTGCGAAACATCGAGGAGCAAACGCAACGAGCGCAGAAAGAACTTGAGGAGCAGACCCGCAAGGCCCTGGAGCTGGAACAGGAGCGGAAGCGGGCCAAGGAGGAGGCCCAACGTTTGGACAAGGAGCGGGGAGCCGCCGAGGAGGCCAAGGCCGCGCTCGCGCAGCAGGCTGCCGACCAGATGAAGAACCAGGAACAGCTG GCTGCTGAATTAGCAGAGTTCACCGCCAAAATCTCTCTGCTGGAAGAAGCCAAGAGGAAAAAGGAGGAAGACGCCACCGAATGGCAGCACAAA GCCATAGCGGCGCAGGAAGATTTGGAGAGGACGCGGGAGGAGCTGCGGGTGGCCATGACCTCGCCCCCAATGGCGCGGCATGATCACGACGAGCACGACGACAGCAACGGCGAGGCCAGCGCCGAGCTCTTCAGCGACGGCGTCAGCAGCCAGCGCAGCGAAGAGGACCGAGTCACCGAGGCGCACAAGAACCATCGCGTCAAGAAGCAGCTGCAG GCTCTGAGCTCCGAGCTGGCGGAGGCTCGCGACGACAGCAAGAACACGACCAACGACGTCCTTCACGCCGAGAATGTACGAGTGGGCCGCGACAAGTACAAGACGCTGCGGCAGATCCGGCAGGGTAACACCAAGCAACGCGTGGATGAGTTTGAGTCTATGTGA
- the LOC144030834 gene encoding putative ribonuclease ZC3H12C, whose amino-acid sequence MGLRDHVEDGTGHILSPGLDLDYLHVDGPSDPKDVGKVSTTPASGSGGSGLSDSTNSLDSSSTSFSSFFSEESGDSEDERHHNACTQVENRNFPTGVDQAENPQKTDCRTKVEFALKLGYSEELVLMVLQKLGPDALINDILGELVKLGTKAEPVGPPRDVGGSQSPPPSSGYSLVDSCRLLCSSKLLEDKDNLRPVVVDGSNVAMSHGNKEVFSCQGIQLAVDWFLERGHSDITVFVPAWRKEQCRPDALITDQDVLRQLEKNKILVFTPSRRVQGRRVVCYDDRFIVKLAYESDGIIVSNDNYRDLANEKTEWKKFIDERLLMYSFVNDKFMPPDDPLGRHGPSLENFLRKRAVIPEHRKQPCPYGKKCTYGHKCKFYHPERSSQPLRSVADELRASAKMSSAAPKGQNEDILMARSQTPSESGRITPKKAARSLTDLLEDSLRVQFKVEERRGSGKSVLGQPRAERLPFSANTDGWDYQGSKGYSFYQSKSPVLGYNSLLKTSPILNLPTPQSPERFYSADGRARHLRSDCSSEGRSESFSPDLILDDRPVCHHHHLRHYHPHPCSNQYSRPINRTPPGLSQHTSPGVRRLDFNVKENPSQSLSPQIPSTHLPLLRRYSGECLGPTPHPSQTSTFSPCSFLASSLWQEDPLQDSRGYHQGSSFPARWNYSEQQQMQMTWEQHYQQPPRPCYDLFPIQDLPAASDKVWSSPWTNRLAVSPQTTFPSPRRTRPQSLLQGESSDGAQYQERRKRVFINLCGIFPTDLVRVVMSRNPSVIDAQELAAAILLEKSQGSS is encoded by the exons ATGGGCCTGAGGGACCATGTGGAGGATGGGACAGGCCACATCCTCAGCCCGGGGCTGGATCTGGACTACCTCCACGTGGATGGCCCAAGCGATCCAAAGGACGTCGGCAAGGTTTCAACCACACCGGCGTCGGGTTCTGGAGGCTCTGGCCTTAGCGACAGCACCAATAGCTTGGATAGCAGCAGCACTAGCTTCAGTAGTTTTTTCTCAGAGGAGAGCGGAGACAGCGAAGATGAGCGTCACCACAACGCTTGCACCCAGGTGGAAAACAGGAACTTCCCCACTGGGGTGGACCAGGCGGAGAATCCGCAGAAAACCGACTGCCGCACCAAAGTGGAATTTGCTTTGAAGCTGGGCTACTCGGAAGAACTGGTGTTGATGGTGCTGCAGAAACTAGGCCCGGACGCACTTATCAACGACATCTTAGGAGAACTGGTCAAACTGGGAACCAAGGCGGAGCCGGTGGGGCCACCGAGAGATGTTGGAGGATCTCAGTCTCCTCCACCCTCTTCCGGATACTCCTTGGTGGATTCATGCAGGCTACTGTGTTCGTCGAAACTCCTGGAGGACAAAGACAACCTTCGGCCTGTTGTCGTGGATGGAAGTAACGTGGCCATGAG TCACGGCAACAAGGAGGTGTTCTCCTGTCAAGGCATCCAGCTGGCAGTTGACTGGTTCTTGGAGCGAGGCCACAGTGACATCACGGTTTTTGTCCCTGCCTGGAGGAAGGAGCAATGCCGTCCGGATGCTCTCATCACag ACCAGGATGTCTTGCGGCAACTGGAGAAAAACAAGATCCTGGTTTTCACGCCATCCCGTCGTGTACAGGGACGGCGTGTGGTCTGCTACGATGACCGCTTCATCGTCAAGTTAGCCTATGAGTCGGACGGCATCATCGTCTCCAACGACAACTATCGCGACCTAGCCAACGAGAAGACGGAGTGGAAGAAGTTCATTGACGAGCGCCTTCTGATGTACTCCTTTGTCAATGACAA ATTTATGCCACCAGATGACCCGCTCGGACGGCATGGACCCAGCTTGGAGAACTTCCTGAGGAAGCGAGCGGTCATTCCAGAACACAGGAAACAGCCGTGTCCATATG GTAAGAAGTGTACGTACGGTCACAAGTGCAAGTTCTACCACCCAGAACGTAGCAGCCAGCCTCTGCGTTCAGTAGCTGACGAGCTCCGAGCCAGCGCTAAAATGTCCTCTGCAGCTCCCAAAGGCCAGAACGAAGACATCCTGATGGCCAGGAGCCAAACGCCATCCGAATCCGGCCGGATAACCCCAAAGAAAGCTGCAAGGTCCCTCACCGACCTCCTGGAGGATAGTCTCAGGGTGCAGTTCAAAGTAGAAGAACGCAGGGGATCTGGTAAAAGCGTTCTCGGGCAGCCCAGAGCAGAGAGGTTGCCTTTCTCTGCAAATACAGATGGATGGGATTATCAAGGATCCAAAGGATACAGTTTTTATCAATCCAAGTCTCCGGTGTTGGGCTACAACTCCCTACTGAAGACCTCACCCATTCTGAACCTTCCTACTCCGCAGAGTCCTGAGCGCTTCTACTCGGCGGATGGCCGAGCCAGGCATCTAAGATCCGACTGCAGCAGTGAAGGCAGATCTGAGTCCTTCTCCCCAGATCTGATTTTGGATGACAGACCAGTgtgccaccaccaccacctccgcCACTATCATCCGCACCCCTGCTCCAACCAGTATAGCAGACCCATAAACCGAACTCCACCTGGTCTGAGCCAGCACACTTCACCAGGAGTTCGACGACTGGATTTCAATGTGAAAGAAAATCCTTCCCAGTCTCTCTCCCCTCAAATTCCATCGACTCACTTACCACTTCTGAGACGATATTCAGGAGAATGTCTGGGTCCTACGCCTCATCCATCCCAAACATCCACCTTTTCTCCGTGCTCCTTTCTGGCGAGTTCCCTTTGGCAAGAGGATCCACTCCAGGACTCAAGAGGGTACCACCAAGGGTCATCGTTTCCTGCCCGATGGAACTATTCTGAGCaacaacaaatgcaaatgacCTGGGAACAGCACTACCAACAGCCCCCCAGACCTTGTTATGATCTCTTCCCGATCCAGGATCTACCAGCGGCTTCAGACAAAGTTTGGTCCTCTCCGTGGACAAACAGACTTGCAGTCTCACCACAGACAACCTTTCCGTCCCCTCGCCGAACAAGACCGCAGTCCCTGCTCCAGGGCGAGTCCTCAGACGGGGCTCAGTACCAGGAACGACGGAAGAGGGTGTTCATTAACCTCTGTGGTATTTTCCCGACTGATTTGGTGAGGGTGGTGATGAGCCGGAACCCGAGCGTGATAGACGCGCAGGAGCTGGCTGCTGCCATATTGTTGGAAAAATCTCAGGGTAGTTCATGA